A section of the Procambarus clarkii isolate CNS0578487 chromosome 68, FALCON_Pclarkii_2.0, whole genome shotgun sequence genome encodes:
- the LOC138355650 gene encoding eukaryotic translation initiation factor 3 subunit A-like, which produces MSRVTHQTQEERRVTHQTQEERRVTHQTQEERRVNNQTQEERRVNNQTQEERRVNQTQERRVNNQTQEERRVNHQTQEERRVNQTQEERRVNNQTQEERRGESTTRHRRRGESPTRHRRRGESPTRHRRRGESTTRHRRRGESTTRHRRRGESPTRHRRRGESTTRHRRRGESTTRHRRRGESTTRQEERRVNNQTQEERRVNHQTQEERRVNNQTQEERRVNNQTQEERRVNNQTQEERRVNNQTQEERRVNNQTQEERRVNNQTQEERRVNNQTQEERRVTHQTQEERRVNNQTQEERRVNNQTQEERRVNNQTGGEESQQPDTGGEESQPPDTGGEESQQPDTGGEESQQPDTGGEECQHPDTGGEECQHPDTGGEESQHPDTGGEESQQPDTGGEESQQPDTGGEECQHPDTGGEECQHPDTGGEECQHPDTGGEECQHPDTGGEECQHPDTEGEECQHIDTEGEESQQPDTGGESTRHRRRGAASHRAATDLNNQCSTGLLYHSLSVSMLGETSRLFYTRRDVSYRRDVKKLFKSFSKAFQKLVCALWPKTDAIQKENNKRAHKSKVM; this is translated from the coding sequence ATGAGCAgagtcacccaccagacacaggaggagaggagagtcacccaccagacacaggaggagaggagagtcacccaccagacacaggaGGAGAGGAGAGTCAACAACCAGACACAGGAGGAGAGGAGAGTCAACAACCAGACACAGGAGGAGAGGAGAGTCAACCAGACACAGGAGAGGAGAGTCAACAACCAGACACAGGAGGAGAGGAGAGTCAACCACCAGACACAGGAGGAGAGGAGAGTCAACCAGACACAGGAGGAGAGGAGAGTCAACAACCAGAcacaggaggagaggagaggagagtcaACAACCAGACACAGGAGGAGAGGAgagtcacccaccagacacaggaggagaggagagtcacccaccagacacaggaGGAGAGGAGAGTCAACAACCAGACACAGGAGGAGAGGAGAGTCAACAACCAGACACAGGAGGAGAGGAgagtcacccaccagacacaggaGGAGAGGAGAGTCAACAACCAGACACAGGAGGAGAGGAGAGTCAACAACCAGACACAGGAGGAGAGGAGAGTCAACAACCAGACAGGAGGAGAGGAGAGTCAACAACCAGACACAGGAGGAGAGGAGAGTCAACCACCAGACACAGGAGGAGAGGAGAGTCAACAACCAGACACAGGAGGAGAGGAGAGTCAACAACCAGACACAGGAGGAGAGGAGAGTCAACAACCAGACACAGGAGGAGAGGAGAGTCAACAACCAGACACAGGAGGAGAGGAGAGTCAACAACCAGACACAGGAGGAGAGGAGAGTCAACAACCAGACACAGGAGGAGAGGAGAGTCAACAACCAGACACAGGAGGAGAGGAgagtcacccaccagacacaggaGGAGAGGAGAGTCAACAACCAGACACAGGAGGAGAGGAGAGTCAACAACCAGACACAGGAGGAGAGGAGAGTCAACAACCAGACAGGAGGAGAGGAGAGTCAACAACCAGACACAGGAGGAGAGGAGAGTCAACCACCAGACACAGGAGGAGAGGAGAGTCAACAACCAGACACAGGAGGAGAGGAGAGTCAACAACCAGACACAGGAGGAGAGGAGTGTCAACACCCAGACACAGGAGGAGAGGAGTGTCAACACCCAGACACAGGAGGAGAGGAGAGTCAACACCCAGACACAGGAGGAGAGGAGAGTCAACAACCAGACACAGGAGGAGAGGAGAGTCAACAACCAGACACAGGAGGAGAGGAGTGTCAACACCCAGACACAGGAGGAGAGGAGTGTCAACACCCAGACACAGGAGGAGAGGAGTGTCAACACCCAGACACAGGAGGAGAGGAGTGTCAACACCCAGACACAGGAGGAGAGGAGTGTCAACACCCAGACACAGAAGGAGAGGAGTGTCAACACATAGACACAGAAGGAGAGGAGAGTCAACAACCAGACACAGGAGGAGAGTCAACCAGACACAGGAGGAGAGGAGCTGCATCACACAGAGCCGCCACAGATCTCAATAATCAATGTTCAACAGGTttactttatcacagtttgtccgTGTCAATGTTAGGCGAGACGTCCCGTCTCTTCTATACGAGACGGGACGTCTCGTATAGAAGAGACGTCAAAAAGCTTTTCAAAAGCTTTTCAAAAGCTTTTCAAAAGCTCGTATGCGCTCTGTGGCCAAAAACCGACGCAATTCAAAAGGAAAATAACAAAAGGGCTCACAAAAGTAAGGTAATGtaa